The genomic interval GGACAGGATGTCGAGTTCCGGGTATCTGCTCTGCAGCCAGCCGGACAGCAGGTAGATGGTCAGCGGAAAGCCGTACATCTCCACGAAGAGCGCGACGATGAAGGCGGAAAATGCGCCGAAACTCCGCCAGTCCCGTGCGCTCTCCGGCTTGAAGAAACTGAAGGCGAACATGATGAAGACGGCCGAGTTCAGGATGACCAGCGACCATAATCCGTAGGCTGGCTCAGCGTGGTCCATGAGGGCTCTCCTTGTCTGTTCCGTGCTTGTCGTTTCCGCCATGACCGCGATGCATGAACAAATGCATCAGGGGGCAGGCAAGAAACAGCAGATAGGGCAGCGCACCCAGGACATGTGCCGTGTGTTCGGTGAGCAGGAAATAACCTGCCACGGCCCCGATCACAAGCAGGCCGATGGCGTAGCGGGAGCGCCAGAAACCGCCGGGTGTTTCATGCATTCCATGATCATGTTTCATGATTGTTTCCCGTTGCCGCTTGCTTCAATGGAGCCGGCCAATCATTCGCTCCGTGCTTTATAGCTATCCGCCATTCATGTCGGCATTACATTGATGCCGCTCAAGACTCATCGATTTTACGTCTGTTATTTATGGGTTCGACTTAGTGTAGTGCTGTCAAGACGGAAAACTTGAAACTGACGCAAATGTAATGAAAAGCCCTTTCTGATAAGCAGTTGCTGCCTGTCATCCGCTCGAGCGGCTATTGTCGGCCTTACATAAATGTAATCGAAGCCCCCTCTTTCACCATGGCAGATTAGGGGGTAAGCGGGCAGGGC from Azotobacter salinestris carries:
- a CDS encoding DUF2933 domain-containing protein — protein: MKHDHGMHETPGGFWRSRYAIGLLVIGAVAGYFLLTEHTAHVLGALPYLLFLACPLMHLFMHRGHGGNDKHGTDKESPHGPR